One Ranitomeya imitator isolate aRanImi1 chromosome 1, aRanImi1.pri, whole genome shotgun sequence DNA window includes the following coding sequences:
- the LOC138657295 gene encoding uncharacterized protein: MTARPLLAITSSATVTTMTARPLLAITSSATVTTMTARPLLAITSSATVTTMTARPLLAITSSAAVITMTARPLLAITSSATVTTMTARPLLAITSSATVTTMTARPLLAITSSAAVITMTARPLLAITSSAAVITMTACPLLAITSSAAVITMTARPLLAITSSAAVITMTACPLLAITSSATVTTMTARPLLAITSSAAVITMTACPLLAITSSAAVITMIARPLLAITSNAAVITMTARPLLAITSSVKVPSH, translated from the coding sequence ATGACTGCTCGCCCTCTGCTGGCCATTACCAGTAGTGCAACTGTGACAACTATGACTGCTCGCCCTCTGCTGGCCATTACCAGTAGTGCAACTGTGACAACTATGACTGCTCGCCCTCTGCTGGCCATTACCAGTAGTGCAACTGTGACAACTATGACTGCTCGCCCTCTGCTGGCCATTACCAGTAGTGCAGCTGTGATAACTATGACTGCTCGCCCTCTGCTGGCCATTACCAGTAGTGCAACTGTGACAACTATGACTGCTCGCCCTCTGCTGGCCATTACCAGTAGTGCAACTGTGACAACTATGACTGCTCGCCCTCTGCTGGCCATTACCAGTAGTGCAGCTGTGATAACTATGACTGCTCGCCCTCTGCTGGCCATTACCAGTAGTGCAGCTGTGATAACTATGACTGCTTGCCCTCTGCTGGCCATTACCAGTAGTGCAGCTGTGATAACTATGACTGCTCGCCCTCTGCTGGCCATTACCAGTAGTGCAGCTGTGATAACTATGACTGCTTGCCCTCTGCTGGCCATTACCAGTAGTGCAACTGTGACAACTATGACTGCTCGCCCTCTGCTGGCCATTACCAGTAGTGCAGCTGTGATAACTATGACTGCTTGCCCTCTGCTGGCCATTACCAGTAGTGCAGCTGTGATAACtatgattgctcgccctctgctgGCCATTACCAGTAATGCAGCTGTGATAACTATGACTGCTCGCCCTCTGCTGGCCATTACcagtagtgtaaaggtaccttcacactga